In Pseudomonas rhizosphaerae, one DNA window encodes the following:
- a CDS encoding MotA/TolQ/ExbB proton channel family protein — MWELVKSGGWMMLPIIVSSIVALAIIAERLWTLRASRVSPAHLVGQVWRWKKDKQLSKEKLKELRADSPLGEILAAGLANSRHGREIMKESIEEAASRVIHELERYISTLGTIAAMAPLLGLLGTVIGMIEIFGSFTGGAVSGNPSVMAGGISKALVTTASGLIVAIPALFFHRLLQRRIDELVVGMEQEAIKLVEVVQGDREVDLAEEKA; from the coding sequence GTGTGGGAATTGGTTAAGTCTGGCGGCTGGATGATGTTGCCAATCATAGTGAGCTCCATCGTCGCGCTGGCCATCATTGCCGAGCGCCTGTGGACCTTGCGCGCCAGCCGTGTCTCGCCTGCCCATCTGGTCGGCCAGGTCTGGCGCTGGAAGAAAGACAAACAGCTGAGCAAGGAAAAGCTCAAGGAACTGCGCGCCGACTCGCCGCTGGGCGAAATCCTGGCCGCCGGTCTGGCCAACTCGCGCCATGGCCGCGAAATCATGAAGGAAAGCATCGAGGAAGCGGCCAGCCGGGTCATCCACGAGCTGGAACGCTATATCAGCACCCTGGGCACCATCGCTGCGATGGCGCCGCTGCTCGGCCTGCTCGGCACGGTCATCGGCATGATCGAAATCTTCGGCTCATTCACCGGCGGCGCCGTGAGCGGCAATCCCAGCGTCATGGCCGGCGGCATCTCCAAGGCCCTGGTCACTACCGCTTCGGGCTTGATCGTGGCCATTCCGGCGCTGTTCTTCCATCGCCTGCTGCAGCGGCGCATCGACGAACTGGTGGTCGGCATGGAGCAGGAAGCCATCAAGCTGGTGGAAGTCGTGCAGGGTGATCGCGAGGTCGACCTGGCCGAGGAAAAAGCGTGA
- a CDS encoding ExbD/TolR family protein: MKFRRRSRENIELNLISLIDVVFVLLLFFVITTTFTRETQLRVELPEAVNGAPEQASNLKRIDIAISAEGVYAVNNQLLPKSDLPTLLEALRTASAGDSSLPLSISADGKTPHQAVISAMDAAGKLGFSQISMITVEAQANP, from the coding sequence GTGAAGTTTCGTCGCCGCAGTCGGGAGAACATCGAGCTCAACCTGATCTCGCTGATAGACGTCGTGTTCGTGCTGCTGCTGTTCTTCGTCATCACCACGACGTTCACTCGCGAGACCCAGCTGCGTGTCGAGCTGCCCGAAGCGGTGAACGGCGCGCCGGAGCAGGCCAGCAACCTCAAGCGCATCGACATCGCCATCAGTGCCGAGGGCGTCTATGCGGTGAACAACCAGTTGCTGCCCAAGAGCGACTTGCCGACCCTGCTCGAGGCCCTGCGTACCGCTTCGGCGGGCGACAGTTCGTTGCCCTTGTCGATCAGCGCCGACGGCAAGACGCCCCATCAGGCGGTGATCAGTGCCATGGATGCGGCCGGCAAGCTGGGCTTCAGCCAGATCAGCATGATCACCGTCGAGGCGCAGGCGAACCCCTGA